A single Ignavibacteriales bacterium DNA region contains:
- a CDS encoding glycosyltransferase codes for MKVLWFSNSPALGSEYLNEGFQIKGTGGWIYSLNKELQNHIDLSVAFHYPYKKREFAVEKTSYFPIYTGNIIIEALRKRFFNVVYDLEYTLKYLNIINFLKPDIIHIHGTENSFLGIIEKTEIPVVVSFQGNINVIYHKYLSGFHGKYLSEGDLQLSLRGILFGRSNFKKNMNQYKKMADIEQSRMKFIKHLIGRTDWDRRVSRILSPESVYYRGGEILRDSFYNKCWNNMYRGGKLIIMSVTGNSYYKGFETGAHALKLLIAKGFDVEWRFAGITDESLINKITKKFLGAEYPQKGLKLLGTLNQEELIENLLESHIFIMTSHIENSPNNLSEAMILGMPCISTFAGGTSSILKDQEEGILIQDGDPWAMAGAVIEMIQNTQMAKEYGIKARESSLKRHDKQTVTNQYLAIYSKILEDKSI; via the coding sequence ATGAAAGTACTATGGTTTTCAAACTCGCCAGCCCTTGGTTCTGAATACCTCAATGAGGGCTTTCAGATTAAAGGAACTGGAGGTTGGATTTATTCACTAAATAAAGAATTGCAGAATCATATTGATTTGTCTGTGGCTTTTCATTACCCATACAAAAAAAGAGAATTTGCAGTGGAGAAAACTAGTTATTTTCCAATTTATACAGGAAATATAATTATTGAAGCATTAAGAAAGAGATTTTTTAATGTTGTTTATGATTTGGAATATACTTTAAAATATTTGAACATAATTAATTTTCTTAAGCCTGATATCATTCATATTCATGGAACCGAAAATTCATTCTTGGGAATTATCGAAAAAACCGAAATCCCAGTGGTGGTATCATTTCAGGGAAATATTAATGTTATCTATCATAAATATCTCTCGGGATTTCATGGAAAATACTTGTCTGAGGGCGATTTGCAATTGAGTTTAAGAGGAATTCTTTTTGGCAGAAGCAACTTTAAGAAGAACATGAATCAATATAAAAAAATGGCGGATATAGAACAATCCCGGATGAAGTTCATAAAACATCTAATAGGCAGAACAGATTGGGATAGAAGGGTGTCAAGAATATTATCTCCAGAAAGTGTTTATTACAGGGGTGGTGAAATATTGCGGGACAGCTTCTATAACAAATGTTGGAATAACATGTACAGGGGGGGGAAACTGATAATTATGTCAGTTACTGGTAATAGTTATTATAAGGGATTCGAAACCGGGGCTCACGCATTAAAATTACTTATTGCTAAAGGTTTTGATGTAGAATGGAGGTTTGCCGGAATTACAGATGAAAGTTTAATTAATAAAATAACAAAAAAATTCTTGGGTGCTGAATATCCGCAAAAAGGATTAAAACTGCTTGGCACACTGAATCAGGAGGAACTTATTGAAAATCTTCTCGAATCACATATATTCATAATGACTTCTCATATTGAAAATAGTCCAAATAACTTGTCAGAAGCGATGATTCTGGGAATGCCCTGTATAAGTACATTTGCTGGAGGTACAAGTTCAATTTTGAAAGACCAAGAAGAAGGAATTCTTATACAAGATGGTGATCCATGGGCAATGGCCGGAGCGGTCATTGAAATGATACAAAATACACAAATGGCAAAAGAATATGGAATAAAAGCAAGGGAAAGCTCCCTTAAAAGGCATGATAAGCAAACCGTAACTAATCAGTATCTTGCTATTTATTCTAAAATTCTGGAAGATAAATCCATTTGA
- a CDS encoding glycosyltransferase gives MKILVFCWQNIFLQNTASANRLRSLIEPLGDSGLEVQICIYGGYSSSEEKRTMGISGRVKGIDYVYLNLMTIQGFWKKRFIGYLGDVFIVDCLVRRITNYFNVGKNILWFDSSLVSFRVAVKLKKRNISNLKLFLEMSEYLDIHEYNISNFFQRWKARITKIFFEKKAFYCFDGIALMTVALFNHYLRFIPPQPRLLHLPMTVDLDRFKKNSEPLQYFKKPYIAFVGIMNNAKDGVDILINAFSKIQHTIPEHTLYLVGPKHYDTPGHLELIKRLSLENRVIWTGEYSRDQIPAIIDNADLLVLPRPDSKQARGGFPTKLGEYLATGKPVCATSVGEIPNYLKNGESVYFAEPGSIDSFAEAMSRALNNYDEAKKVGVLGRKIAGQYFNKTHQSGLLLEFFEKMYDGVSTTC, from the coding sequence TTGAAAATTCTTGTTTTCTGTTGGCAAAATATATTTTTACAGAATACGGCTTCTGCAAATAGACTTCGTTCATTGATCGAACCCTTGGGGGATAGTGGACTTGAAGTTCAAATATGTATATATGGGGGCTATAGTTCATCTGAAGAAAAGAGAACCATGGGTATTTCAGGTAGAGTAAAGGGAATCGATTATGTTTACTTGAATTTAATGACAATACAAGGATTTTGGAAAAAACGATTTATCGGATATTTGGGTGATGTTTTTATTGTTGATTGTTTAGTAAGGAGAATCACAAACTACTTTAATGTGGGAAAAAACATTTTATGGTTTGACTCGAGTTTAGTAAGCTTTCGGGTTGCAGTAAAGCTAAAGAAAAGAAACATATCAAATCTTAAATTATTCTTAGAAATGAGCGAATACCTTGATATCCATGAGTATAATATCAGCAACTTCTTTCAAAGATGGAAAGCCCGAATAACAAAGATATTTTTTGAGAAAAAAGCTTTTTATTGCTTCGATGGAATTGCACTAATGACGGTTGCATTATTCAACCATTATTTAAGATTTATTCCTCCACAGCCAAGATTGTTACATTTGCCAATGACTGTTGATCTCGATAGATTTAAGAAAAATTCCGAGCCTCTTCAATACTTTAAAAAACCTTATATTGCCTTCGTTGGGATAATGAATAACGCAAAGGATGGAGTTGATATCCTAATTAATGCCTTTTCGAAAATTCAACATACTATCCCCGAGCACACCTTATATCTCGTAGGTCCAAAACATTATGATACCCCTGGCCATTTAGAATTAATAAAACGGCTGTCTCTTGAGAATCGTGTGATTTGGACAGGTGAGTACTCCAGGGATCAAATACCGGCAATCATAGATAATGCCGATTTACTTGTTTTACCAAGACCTGATTCAAAACAAGCTCGGGGTGGATTCCCAACGAAATTGGGAGAATATCTGGCAACCGGCAAACCTGTATGCGCCACAAGTGTAGGAGAGATTCCCAATTATTTAAAAAATGGAGAGTCAGTTTATTTTGCTGAACCTGGTTCAATAGACTCATTTGCTGAGGCAATGAGTCGCGCCTTGAATAATTATGATGAAGCTAAAAAGGTGGGTGTCCTGGGGCGGAAAATTGCTGGGCAATACTTCAACAAAACACATCAGAGTGGATTATTACTTGAATTTTTTGAGAAAATGTACGATGGTGTAAGTACTACGTGTTAA